A portion of the Algisphaera agarilytica genome contains these proteins:
- a CDS encoding lipopolysaccharide biosynthesis protein, producing the protein MTEALSMMRYLSLLHRGSNDKYFSLLNTATRSVARLAVNLLIASLCGADVYGTFVILVSIEVIWTTLLGAGLVTPLLHMAPGLHQAQRDGLSRYVATQVLRVSLFVGIPAFILWALVGFSGLSGLVALGFAVATLLQGLLAALRSWRNLSFETWHVFWSDLFSVGIPILGALAGWFWLGADSVLWCFWWAMVLANLLAGLAIICFDRRRFFSGQYPDERLRLLLKTKGRPILYGSLAYSAGSRLQPIILALVATSVEVARFGGAAALVGPLRMLGMAISGVVRPRFGLYYHQADIAKVRRLMLLVCASVIGLGLTMAMLFVVVGDWLGTELLGGWYVHASKPLVLYTCYATIAGVTSFLVTALQVQSNVGSKFVAKARLLHSVMSLLLMWPACSYWGTEGAITVMAGLELVLMFAVYLRWWGADRERVKQPQV; encoded by the coding sequence ATGACTGAGGCGCTCTCCATGATGCGATACCTATCCTTGCTTCACCGAGGATCAAACGATAAGTATTTCTCACTCTTGAATACCGCAACGCGATCTGTCGCTCGTCTCGCGGTGAATCTGTTGATTGCGAGTCTTTGCGGGGCGGATGTTTACGGGACGTTTGTCATCTTGGTGTCTATCGAGGTGATCTGGACCACTCTCTTGGGGGCGGGTCTGGTCACCCCGCTTCTGCATATGGCTCCGGGCTTGCATCAAGCTCAACGCGATGGGTTGTCTCGTTATGTAGCAACCCAGGTACTGCGGGTATCCCTGTTCGTTGGGATACCCGCCTTCATCCTGTGGGCTCTCGTCGGATTCTCGGGGTTGAGTGGACTTGTCGCATTGGGATTCGCAGTTGCAACACTGCTGCAGGGGCTGCTGGCCGCGCTCCGCAGTTGGCGAAACCTATCGTTTGAGACCTGGCATGTGTTTTGGTCTGATCTATTCAGCGTTGGAATCCCGATCTTGGGGGCATTGGCTGGGTGGTTTTGGCTGGGGGCAGACTCGGTACTGTGGTGTTTTTGGTGGGCGATGGTTCTCGCTAATTTGCTGGCCGGCTTAGCAATTATCTGCTTCGACAGGCGCCGATTCTTCAGCGGTCAGTATCCAGATGAGAGGTTGCGGCTACTGCTCAAGACTAAGGGGCGGCCGATCCTATACGGCTCTTTGGCTTACTCCGCGGGATCGAGGCTGCAGCCGATCATCCTCGCGCTTGTAGCGACTTCGGTTGAGGTGGCGCGATTCGGTGGGGCGGCAGCACTTGTTGGTCCGCTGCGCATGTTAGGGATGGCGATCTCCGGAGTCGTTCGACCTAGATTTGGCTTGTACTATCATCAAGCCGACATCGCTAAGGTTCGTAGATTGATGTTATTAGTCTGTGCATCGGTCATTGGTCTCGGCTTAACCATGGCGATGCTCTTTGTGGTCGTAGGAGACTGGTTGGGGACCGAATTGCTTGGGGGGTGGTACGTTCACGCGTCTAAACCGCTGGTCTTATACACCTGCTATGCTACTATTGCCGGTGTAACCTCATTCTTGGTAACTGCGCTACAGGTCCAGTCTAATGTGGGGTCTAAATTTGTTGCGAAGGCCAGGCTTCTCCATTCCGTCATGTCGCTGCTGCTGATGTGGCCGGCCTGCTCCTACTGGGGGACGGAAGGGGCTATAACGGTGATGGCTGGCCTTGAGCTCGTGCTCATGTTTGCCGTTTACCTGCGATGGTGGGGTGCAGACCGTGAACGAGTCAAGCAACCGCAGGTATGA